Proteins co-encoded in one Coriobacterium glomerans PW2 genomic window:
- a CDS encoding PTS system mannose/fructose/N-acetylgalactosamine-transporter subunit IIB, which yields MIDSNLRFVRIDDRLIHGQVITAWLHAYHDVTHILVVDDDVSADPFMRQMFGLLVPSGITIDVTDVAGAIELCAAGLPRPTMMLVKYPLTVKRLIDGGVSIEFLNIGGMGMAANRKKFFQNVAASDLERQILKELIDSGMKVEIQIVPAQKQVDVASLLR from the coding sequence ATGATCGACAGTAATCTGAGATTCGTCCGCATCGACGATCGCCTCATACACGGGCAGGTCATCACGGCATGGCTGCACGCCTATCACGATGTGACCCATATCCTCGTCGTGGACGACGACGTGAGCGCCGATCCGTTCATGAGGCAGATGTTCGGACTGCTGGTGCCCTCCGGCATCACCATCGATGTCACCGATGTCGCAGGGGCTATCGAGCTATGCGCCGCCGGGTTGCCCAGACCGACCATGATGCTCGTGAAGTACCCGCTCACGGTCAAGCGCCTGATCGACGGCGGCGTCAGCATCGAGTTTCTGAACATCGGCGGCATGGGGATGGCGGCGAACAGGAAGAAGTTCTTCCAAAACGTAGCCGCCTCCGATCTTGAACGGCAGATCTTGAAGGAGCTTATAGATAGCGGTATGAAGGTGGAGATTCAGATCGTCCCGGCTCAAAAGCAGGTCGACGTCGCATCTCTGCTCAGATAA
- a CDS encoding ribulose-phosphate 3-epimerase yields the protein MKQEFNIYPSIMCSAPWDVKGYIDAFERAGVAGVHFDVMDGHYVPNVMLGTDDFDAIASITELSLDVHIMAEGADAFVSFFKLRPHDRCCFHPETCAQPYRLLERIRRRASACGLALSPGTPVGYVTECLELLDFVLVMAVSPGFAGQTMVADHLNKVKRIRELVRRADHPIEIVIDGNTTVANARRMIEAGANGFVVGTSSLMGEGPAGFATLYEAYLTGLAS from the coding sequence ATGAAACAGGAATTCAACATCTATCCGTCCATCATGTGCAGCGCTCCTTGGGATGTCAAAGGCTATATCGATGCATTCGAGCGCGCCGGGGTCGCCGGTGTGCACTTCGACGTCATGGATGGTCACTACGTTCCCAACGTCATGCTCGGGACCGATGACTTCGATGCCATAGCCTCGATCACCGAGCTCTCCTTGGATGTGCACATCATGGCCGAGGGAGCCGACGCCTTCGTCTCGTTTTTCAAGCTGCGGCCGCATGACCGCTGCTGCTTTCATCCCGAGACGTGCGCGCAGCCCTACAGGCTCCTCGAGCGTATTCGACGCCGGGCGTCGGCGTGCGGTCTGGCCTTGAGCCCGGGCACCCCGGTCGGCTATGTCACCGAGTGTCTGGAGCTGCTCGACTTCGTGCTCGTGATGGCGGTCAGTCCCGGCTTTGCCGGACAGACCATGGTTGCGGACCATCTGAACAAGGTCAAGCGGATACGGGAGCTTGTCCGCCGAGCCGACCATCCCATAGAGATCGTCATCGATGGCAACACGACGGTCGCGAATGCGCGACGGATGATCGAAGCCGGCGCGAACGGGTTCGTCGTCGGTACATCGTCGCTGATGGGCGAGGGCCCCGCTGGCTTCGCCACGCTGTACGAGGCGTATCTCACAGGTCTTGCCAGCTGA
- a CDS encoding PTS system mannose/fructose/sorbose family transporter subunit IID codes for MTQLKKSTLIKNWLLTYSSETCYNYERMQGLGNTNAFVPVIRELYPRERQAEELKKYLVFYNTEPSWMGTIINGISSAMEEKRANGAQISADDITVLRAALMGPMAGIGDTVSQSIAYPVLAGICIQLALAGNFAGPILFETVFKILMLTCGYNMFMLGYRKGKDAIVELLSSGIINRILNAVSVVGLMVVGAMTVQNVHLDLSFAQFTWSNELGDVKFNLQKGVFDALLPGLLPMLVVLGVWFLLRKKVKPLYLVLIIFGLGFLIVGLEALCGAYA; via the coding sequence ATGACACAGCTAAAGAAATCGACGTTGATCAAAAATTGGCTGCTCACGTATTCCTCGGAGACATGCTACAACTATGAGCGGATGCAGGGGCTTGGCAACACCAACGCGTTCGTGCCGGTGATCCGGGAGCTGTACCCGAGAGAGCGACAGGCAGAAGAGCTCAAGAAGTATCTTGTCTTCTACAACACGGAACCGTCTTGGATGGGCACGATCATCAACGGCATCAGCTCGGCTATGGAGGAGAAGCGTGCAAACGGAGCCCAGATCAGCGCGGATGACATCACCGTTTTGCGCGCGGCCCTCATGGGGCCCATGGCTGGCATCGGCGATACGGTGTCGCAATCGATCGCCTATCCGGTCCTCGCCGGCATCTGCATCCAGCTTGCCCTGGCGGGGAACTTCGCGGGACCGATCCTGTTCGAGACCGTGTTCAAGATCCTGATGCTCACCTGTGGCTATAACATGTTCATGCTCGGCTATCGCAAGGGCAAAGATGCCATCGTCGAGCTGCTCTCAAGCGGCATCATCAATCGCATATTGAACGCGGTGAGTGTTGTCGGCCTCATGGTCGTCGGAGCCATGACCGTTCAGAACGTCCACCTCGATCTGTCGTTTGCACAATTCACCTGGAGCAATGAACTCGGTGACGTCAAATTCAACTTGCAAAAGGGCGTCTTCGATGCGCTGCTGCCCGGGCTTCTGCCCATGCTGGTCGTTCTCGGTGTATGGTTTCTGCTGCGAAAGAAAGTCAAACCTCTTTACCTTGTGCTCATCATTTTCGGCCTCGGCTTTTTGATCGTCGGCTTGGAGGCGCTGTGCGGCGCATACGCATAA
- a CDS encoding PTS mannose/fructose/sorbose/N-acetylgalactosamine transporter subunit IIC, which yields MIIQALLVALITTCSSWWFSHAITRSWLYPIWSGFLVGIVMGQPLQGMMIAAAINLPYIGFITAGGSMPGNPQFAGPVGTALALVSGLDVNTATTVGVILGSVTILVWTVYMSVNTFWVHMAENFLEAGNIRAMRICNYVPSFLVSALINGVPAYLVVVLGAPFGGWLQSFPQWIVDAFGVIGGLMPALGIAMLLQYLNKPKLTAFFFLGFALAQFASFSTMIITFLGVIIAVLIYNFNGFAQIEQAGE from the coding sequence TTGATCATCCAAGCATTGCTCGTCGCGCTGATCACCACCTGCAGCAGCTGGTGGTTCAGCCATGCGATCACTCGTTCGTGGCTCTATCCAATCTGGTCGGGGTTTCTTGTCGGCATTGTCATGGGGCAGCCCCTCCAGGGGATGATGATCGCCGCCGCAATCAACCTGCCCTATATCGGCTTCATCACCGCAGGCGGATCGATGCCGGGCAACCCGCAGTTCGCTGGTCCAGTGGGAACAGCACTGGCGCTGGTCTCCGGTCTCGACGTCAACACCGCAACGACCGTCGGTGTCATCCTGGGCAGCGTCACCATTCTTGTATGGACCGTGTACATGTCCGTCAACACCTTCTGGGTCCATATGGCGGAGAACTTCCTGGAAGCGGGCAACATCCGCGCCATGCGGATCTGCAACTACGTTCCATCATTTCTGGTCTCCGCGCTCATCAACGGCGTTCCCGCCTATCTGGTCGTCGTGCTCGGCGCGCCCTTCGGTGGATGGCTGCAGAGCTTCCCGCAGTGGATCGTCGACGCGTTCGGCGTGATCGGCGGGCTCATGCCCGCTCTCGGTATCGCGATGCTGTTGCAGTATCTGAACAAACCCAAGCTCACGGCGTTCTTTTTCCTGGGCTTCGCCTTGGCGCAGTTCGCGAGCTTCTCGACCATGATCATCACGTTTCTGGGGGTCATCATCGCCGTGCTCATCTACAACTTCAACGGGTTCGCGCAGATCGAACAGGCGGGTGAGTAG
- a CDS encoding PTS sugar transporter subunit IIA, with product MVHIVVATHGGLAGGILSTLALVTGDVDEISALALLEGDDPSAFELQMRGVIEKLNALPGSEGTLVLVDLLGGTPSTCAARIISDEGSARIRCLTGLNFPMLVEAVFNRERKSLVELEASCAQAARAGIIQLADLVPEHSP from the coding sequence ATGGTGCACATCGTTGTTGCGACCCATGGTGGCCTCGCCGGAGGAATCCTATCGACTCTGGCTCTGGTGACAGGTGATGTGGATGAGATCAGCGCTCTCGCGCTATTGGAAGGAGATGATCCGAGTGCGTTTGAATTGCAGATGCGAGGCGTTATAGAGAAGTTGAATGCGCTGCCGGGAAGCGAAGGCACGCTCGTTCTCGTCGATCTTCTCGGCGGAACTCCGTCGACGTGCGCTGCCCGAATCATCTCCGATGAGGGATCGGCGCGTATCCGTTGCCTGACAGGGCTGAACTTTCCGATGCTCGTGGAGGCGGTCTTCAACCGAGAGCGCAAGTCACTCGTCGAACTTGAGGCGTCGTGCGCGCAGGCAGCGCGAGCAGGCATCATCCAGCTTGCGGATCTGGTGCCTGAGCACTCGCCCTAG
- a CDS encoding helix-turn-helix domain-containing protein, translating into MNREKVGRRIFIWLMNADMTQNDLAVRLSVSPAKVRDWICGTCSISFDHAEQICSLFGKTLDELAGRKSI; encoded by the coding sequence ATGAATAGAGAGAAGGTAGGACGGCGTATTTTCATCTGGCTTATGAACGCTGACATGACGCAGAACGATCTGGCTGTTCGCTTAAGCGTTTCGCCGGCGAAGGTGAGGGATTGGATCTGTGGGACCTGCTCAATCAGCTTTGATCATGCTGAACAGATTTGCAGCCTATTCGGAAAAACACTAGACGAACTCGCGGGTAGAAAATCGATCTAA
- a CDS encoding helix-turn-helix transcriptional regulator: MNLQLVRLRKAAGYVSRRTFSEALGVPERQIKAWEDRERKLRLEDACDIADLLHCTLDELAGRDFSPVEFSDPQQADLNRCYESSTEEQRAFILQGARNAALASRDARGGC; the protein is encoded by the coding sequence ATGAATCTTCAACTTGTTCGTCTGCGCAAAGCTGCTGGATATGTTAGCCGCAGAACCTTTTCTGAAGCTCTGGGGGTTCCTGAGCGCCAGATAAAAGCCTGGGAGGACAGAGAGCGGAAACTTCGGCTGGAGGACGCCTGCGACATCGCCGATCTGCTCCATTGCACCTTGGATGAGCTCGCCGGTCGTGACTTCTCCCCCGTCGAGTTCTCAGATCCTCAGCAAGCCGACCTGAATCGATGCTACGAGTCATCAACAGAAGAGCAGAGAGCCTTCATCCTCCAAGGGGCCCGAAATGCCGCACTTGCATCAAGAGATGCGAGGGGCGGCTGCTAG
- a CDS encoding M20 metallopeptidase family protein — MDVMGIAEDSWDHVVELRRQFHRHPETGWREQGTQRLIEQELDVLGIPYVEVAGTGVIATLVGKRGLPVIGLRADMDALPVKEETGLPFASEYENTSHACGHDAHMAMLLTAAKILSEHRDELKGTVRFIFQPAEELGGGAKRVAALPEVQDIDTFMAIHIWSPIPVGKISVQAGPRMSACDVFRLTIRGDGGHAASPETAIDPIPCAAAVISALQTIVSREISSTEAAVVSVCTLRAGTGFNVIPDEVTLTGTVRSFSHGVHAQIPQAMERIIGGTCDAFRTTFELDYTEATPPVINDEDCSRRAEAAVRATAGDEALIDYPMIGVAEDFSFFTRDKPGVLALVGGGKLEGPVYPHHHAKFDIDERGLVMGVALFVQYVLETQEEMRSTARLG; from the coding sequence ATGGACGTGATGGGCATCGCCGAGGACAGCTGGGACCACGTCGTCGAGCTGCGTCGACAGTTCCATCGACATCCCGAGACGGGCTGGAGGGAGCAGGGGACGCAGAGGCTGATCGAGCAGGAGCTCGATGTTCTCGGTATTCCCTATGTCGAGGTCGCGGGGACCGGTGTCATCGCGACGCTCGTCGGCAAGAGGGGTCTGCCCGTGATCGGGTTGCGCGCCGACATGGATGCCCTTCCCGTCAAGGAGGAAACGGGGCTCCCGTTCGCGTCGGAGTACGAGAACACGAGCCATGCCTGCGGCCATGACGCACACATGGCGATGCTGCTCACGGCTGCGAAGATTCTGTCCGAGCACAGAGACGAGCTGAAGGGGACCGTCAGGTTCATATTCCAGCCGGCCGAGGAGCTCGGAGGAGGTGCGAAGAGGGTGGCGGCGTTGCCCGAGGTTCAAGATATCGATACCTTCATGGCCATCCACATCTGGTCGCCCATTCCCGTGGGCAAGATATCCGTTCAAGCGGGTCCGCGTATGTCAGCCTGCGATGTGTTCCGCCTGACCATCAGGGGAGACGGCGGCCATGCGGCGTCTCCGGAAACGGCGATAGACCCGATCCCGTGCGCCGCCGCGGTGATCAGCGCCCTGCAGACGATCGTGAGCAGGGAGATATCGTCGACCGAGGCGGCGGTTGTGAGCGTGTGCACGCTGAGGGCGGGTACGGGGTTCAACGTCATCCCCGACGAGGTGACGCTCACAGGGACCGTCAGGAGCTTCTCTCACGGGGTCCACGCGCAGATACCGCAGGCGATGGAGCGCATCATCGGCGGCACGTGCGACGCCTTCCGGACGACCTTCGAGCTCGACTACACCGAGGCGACCCCACCGGTCATAAACGACGAAGACTGCAGTCGTCGCGCGGAGGCCGCCGTGAGAGCGACAGCGGGAGACGAGGCGCTGATCGACTATCCCATGATCGGCGTCGCCGAGGACTTCTCGTTTTTCACGCGTGACAAGCCGGGCGTCCTTGCCCTGGTCGGTGGCGGCAAGCTCGAGGGACCGGTCTATCCGCACCATCATGCGAAATTCGATATCGATGAGCGGGGACTTGTGATGGGTGTGGCGCTGTTCGTGCAGTACGTTCTGGAAACGCAAGAAGAGATGAGATCGACCGCTCGACTGGGATGA
- a CDS encoding YaiI/YqxD family protein, translating into MPPTLYIDADACPVTREALACARKARVRTVIAGNTTQNLARQIRRDDPREVGRARGRDATHTGFWVEILEVSVGADSADFAIIELLEPGDVVVTQDIGLAGMVLGRGAAAIGVRGRIYQKATIDIDLLIRHEEKKVRRTGGRTKGPAPFTEDDRRRFTQNLTRLLRDDTQQA; encoded by the coding sequence GTGCCGCCCACGCTGTATATAGACGCCGACGCCTGCCCGGTGACGCGCGAGGCGCTCGCCTGCGCCCGCAAGGCTCGGGTCCGCACGGTCATCGCCGGCAACACGACGCAGAATCTCGCGCGTCAGATCCGTCGCGACGATCCGCGAGAGGTCGGCCGCGCGCGGGGGCGGGATGCGACCCACACCGGTTTCTGGGTCGAGATCCTCGAAGTCTCCGTCGGTGCCGACAGCGCCGACTTCGCCATCATCGAGCTGCTCGAACCCGGCGATGTCGTCGTCACGCAGGACATCGGTCTGGCCGGAATGGTGCTCGGACGCGGTGCCGCCGCCATCGGCGTGCGCGGCCGCATCTACCAGAAGGCGACGATCGACATAGATCTTCTCATTCGTCATGAGGAGAAGAAGGTCCGTCGCACCGGCGGGCGCACCAAGGGGCCGGCACCCTTCACCGAAGATGACCGCCGCCGCTTCACCCAGAACCTCACCCGGCTGCTGCGAGACGACACGCAGCAGGCATGA
- a CDS encoding class I SAM-dependent methyltransferase has translation MAAIGARCSVLDYSPQMVAADRLVAEREGYDIEIARADMTRPSPSPTAHSI, from the coding sequence ATGGCCGCAATCGGCGCTCGATGCTCCGTGCTCGACTACTCGCCGCAGATGGTTGCAGCCGACCGCCTCGTCGCCGAGCGCGAGGGGTATGACATCGAGATCGCGCGCGCCGACATGACCAGGCCCTCCCCTTCTCCGACGGCTCATTCGATCTGA
- the yedF gene encoding sulfurtransferase-like selenium metabolism protein YedF: protein MVVVNAMGEVCPVPVVMTLKAAAKLSDGGTIETRVDNEVAVQNLMKMAQQKGYVVSSERIGDKEHRVKITIPARSGHDQNEEAVDTREGSGHRGIVAVISAGHMGSGDDKLGAILLKGFIYALSQQAKQIDAVLLYNGGVKLACSGSDSIEDLKALEDRGCAILSCGTCLDCYGLTAAVEVGGITNMYEIVDRQLQADLIVRP from the coding sequence ATGGTGGTAGTCAACGCGATGGGCGAGGTCTGTCCTGTTCCCGTGGTCATGACTCTGAAGGCGGCCGCCAAGCTCTCCGATGGCGGAACCATAGAGACGCGCGTGGACAACGAGGTCGCCGTTCAGAATCTCATGAAGATGGCGCAACAGAAAGGATATGTCGTCAGCTCGGAACGCATCGGTGACAAGGAGCACCGCGTCAAGATCACCATTCCCGCTCGCTCCGGACACGATCAGAATGAGGAAGCGGTTGATACACGGGAAGGGTCGGGTCATCGCGGCATCGTCGCCGTCATCTCGGCCGGCCATATGGGCTCAGGCGATGACAAGCTGGGTGCCATCCTTCTCAAGGGCTTCATCTATGCTCTCAGCCAGCAGGCCAAGCAGATCGATGCTGTGCTGCTGTACAACGGAGGCGTGAAGCTGGCCTGTTCGGGATCGGATTCCATTGAAGATCTGAAAGCCCTTGAGGATCGCGGATGCGCGATACTGAGCTGTGGAACCTGTCTTGACTGCTATGGTCTCACCGCCGCAGTGGAGGTCGGTGGCATCACGAACATGTATGAGATAGTCGATAGGCAGCTTCAGGCCGATTTGATCGTGCGGCCGTGA
- a CDS encoding DUF488 domain-containing protein — MKRMRRGLYIMRIHTIRPYGITAQQFFDTLAEEHADLLLDVRLKNTNQLAGFTKKNDLAYFVPKLLDADYEHDTLFAPTPELFGAYIHKTMSWESFSEAYRDEMIARDAVVRFFDRYGGYEVVCLLGAASRERRSHVEVLRRMLEDADCKRTPSR; from the coding sequence ATGAAGCGAATGAGAAGAGGGCTCTACATCATGAGAATCCACACGATCAGGCCGTATGGCATCACCGCTCAGCAGTTCTTCGATACGCTCGCTGAGGAGCACGCCGATCTTCTGCTTGACGTGCGACTCAAGAACACCAATCAGCTTGCCGGATTCACAAAGAAGAACGATCTGGCGTATTTCGTGCCCAAGTTGCTCGACGCGGACTATGAGCACGATACGCTGTTTGCGCCAACTCCAGAGCTGTTCGGCGCCTATATCCATAAGACGATGTCATGGGAGAGCTTCTCCGAGGCTTATCGCGATGAGATGATCGCGCGCGACGCTGTCGTGCGGTTCTTCGACCGCTATGGCGGCTATGAGGTCGTTTGCTTGCTGGGCGCAGCGTCGCGTGAGCGGCGCAGCCATGTGGAGGTTCTGAGACGCATGCTTGAGGATGCCGACTGCAAGCGGACGCCGTCGCGATGA
- a CDS encoding anti-sigma factor antagonist (This anti-anti-sigma factor, or anti-sigma factor antagonist, belongs to a family that includes characterized members SpoIIAA, RsbV, RsfA, and RsfB.): MDGWNDIAVIAPAGDIDIATVSLLRSEIDNYVKSGIRRILLNCEHVGFIDSTGLAFLLACARSLMHAGGLLTLENASPEIIRFLQRAQPLDVLHVTAAHRLPIPVASQDQSPLWSKAIVVQKGIENLSYYRHRAIDILSDLPMGYDARLDTVSALGEALSNAYDHADCDGVTMTIRAYVDRVVVEVLDCGEGYEIGADEEPDVTEERGRGIRLMRMLVDSVEVHRRTDARGTLVRLIKLLSTVET, translated from the coding sequence ATGGATGGATGGAACGACATAGCAGTCATCGCGCCTGCGGGGGATATCGATATCGCGACAGTGTCTCTGCTGCGCTCCGAGATAGACAATTATGTGAAATCTGGCATCAGGCGGATTCTGCTCAACTGCGAGCATGTTGGATTCATAGACTCCACGGGTCTGGCGTTCCTGCTCGCCTGCGCTCGGAGTCTCATGCATGCAGGCGGTCTGCTGACGCTGGAAAACGCCTCACCCGAGATCATTCGCTTTCTTCAACGTGCGCAGCCGCTCGATGTGCTGCATGTCACCGCTGCCCATCGATTGCCGATCCCTGTTGCATCTCAAGATCAATCCCCTTTGTGGAGCAAGGCCATCGTCGTGCAGAAGGGGATCGAGAACCTGAGCTACTATCGGCATCGAGCCATCGATATACTGAGTGATCTGCCCATGGGCTACGATGCACGGTTGGACACGGTTTCTGCCTTGGGGGAGGCGCTCAGCAACGCTTATGATCACGCGGACTGCGATGGTGTGACCATGACGATACGCGCCTATGTCGATCGCGTCGTCGTGGAGGTCCTCGATTGCGGCGAGGGTTATGAAATCGGTGCTGACGAGGAGCCGGATGTGACCGAGGAGCGCGGGCGGGGCATCAGACTCATGCGGATGCTCGTCGACAGCGTGGAGGTGCACCGACGCACGGATGCACGAGGTACGCTCGTTCGACTCATCAAGCTTCTGTCGACAGTGGAGACGTGA
- a CDS encoding cation diffusion facilitator family transporter yields MRIGAHSAHERFSRIRHALGIILVLNLMVAVAKIWYGSITGAVSVRADGIASLFDSVSNLVGIIGLALAARPADLDHPYGHQKFETYASAGIGIMLLGAAYSVGSEAVGSLVFATAEPQVNAGSFAVMVITLAVNLFVVVFERNRARALRSELLEADSFHTLADVLVTLSVILGLVFVRAGWPIADPIVSILVAVMILKSAYEVFRQASATLSDKARISVREVKSVVNSVPGAINCHNVRTRGTEGEVYMDLHIMVEPSMSIAHAHEVAGLVERAIAESFPQVVDTVVHVEPDTPEERFQAAMDDSDIS; encoded by the coding sequence ATGAGAATCGGGGCTCACAGCGCGCATGAGCGCTTCTCGCGCATTCGGCATGCGCTCGGCATCATCTTGGTGCTGAATCTCATGGTCGCGGTAGCAAAGATCTGGTACGGAAGCATCACCGGTGCCGTGTCGGTCCGTGCAGACGGTATCGCCTCGCTGTTCGACTCGGTATCAAATCTCGTCGGCATCATCGGTCTGGCCCTTGCAGCACGCCCCGCTGATCTGGATCACCCCTATGGTCATCAGAAATTCGAGACCTATGCCAGCGCCGGTATTGGGATCATGCTGCTCGGTGCAGCCTATTCAGTCGGATCCGAAGCCGTTGGCAGCCTCGTATTCGCCACCGCCGAGCCCCAGGTGAACGCCGGATCGTTTGCCGTCATGGTGATCACGCTGGCAGTGAACCTGTTCGTTGTCGTCTTTGAGCGAAATCGCGCCCGTGCGCTGCGCTCGGAGCTGCTTGAGGCGGATTCCTTTCACACGCTCGCGGATGTCCTCGTGACCCTTTCGGTCATTCTGGGTCTCGTGTTCGTGCGGGCGGGATGGCCCATCGCGGATCCAATCGTATCGATTCTGGTTGCAGTGATGATACTGAAGAGCGCCTACGAGGTGTTTCGTCAAGCCAGCGCGACGCTCTCCGACAAGGCGCGAATCTCCGTGCGTGAAGTCAAATCGGTTGTCAACTCGGTTCCCGGAGCGATCAACTGCCATAACGTTCGAACCCGCGGAACCGAGGGCGAGGTCTACATGGACCTGCATATCATGGTCGAGCCGTCCATGAGCATCGCTCATGCGCACGAGGTCGCCGGTCTGGTCGAGCGCGCGATCGCCGAGAGCTTTCCCCAGGTTGTCGACACCGTTGTACATGTCGAGCCTGATACGCCCGAGGAACGATTCCAGGCCGCAATGGACGATTCAGACATATCGTAG